Proteins encoded in a region of the Perca fluviatilis chromosome 8, GENO_Pfluv_1.0, whole genome shotgun sequence genome:
- the LOC120564388 gene encoding fibulin-7-like, with amino-acid sequence MEVVFGMKSAGVVVLMLCLRHASFSSAQECPSTHDLLNSLRQVEKMLAVHEASYQQGLRSLRKKMSTLHNSTMAIFKTGATCSKPEPPAHGRRLGRVFGIGHEIHFLCKPGYELIGPRTRVCLDSLRWSGQQPMCRPLNSSGNSLASFSPAAPSSSFPVSAALSASSSSAASSPPPVSSTSPTSSSPPSSVRPSHCTHFLGSTRCTCDVGFTISGRDNNICTDIDECRLFPLGQPGRLCVHQCVNTPGSFHCFCPAGYDLARDGRSCTDFDECENRMHNCTADQVCVNTYGGFQCATVECPHMKNATYIKTSPMRCERNPCMLGDKACTQAPNSISFHFLSVVSNMSAPRVLFRVSAARVLGDTLRFGLAGGRGRGHFSVQRSGRQTGTLLLVTPINGPAALEAEVEMSELERNNLLGRYLTKVTLFVSPYEF; translated from the exons ATGGAAGTTGTGTTCGGGATGAAGAGCGCCGGGGTCGTCGTGTTGATGCTGTGTCTCCGTCACGCGTCCTTTTCTTCCGCTCAG GAGTGTCCATCCACCCACGACCTGCTGAACTCATTGCGGCAGGTGGAGAAGATGTTGGCGGTCCACGAGGCTTCGTACCAGCAGGGCCTGCGCTCCCTCAGGAAGAAGATGAGCACTCTACACAACAGCACCATGGCCATCTTTAAGACCGGCG CAACCTGCTCCAAACCAGAGCCCCCTGCTCATGGCCGCAGACTGGGCAGGGTGTTCGGCATCGGGCACGAGATCCACTTCCTGTGCAAGCCTGGCTACGAGCTGATTGGCCCACGCACCCGAGTTTGTCTTGATTCTCTGAGGTGGAGCGGCCAGCAGCCAATGTGCAGAC CCCTCAACAGCAGCGGAAACTCCCtggcctctttctctcctgctgctccttcctcctccttccctgtctctgctgctctgtcagcatcctcctcctctgcagcaTCCTCACCACCTCCTGTCTCCTCTACATCACCCACGTCTTCCTCCCCGCCCTCCTCCGTCCGTCCGTCTCACTGCACTCACTTCCTGGGCTCCACCCGCTGCACCTGTGACGTGGGTTTCACCATATCAGGCCGCGACAACAACATCTGCACAG atatCGATGAGTGCCGTCTGTTTCCTCTCGGTCAGCCCGGCCGGCTCTGTGTCCACCAGTGTGTAAACACGCCCGGCAGCTTCCACTGCTTCTGTCCGGCCGGCTACGACCTCGCCAGAGACGGCCGCAGCTgcacag ATTTCGACGAGTGTGAAAACCGGATGCACAACTGCACAGCAGACCAGGTGTGTGTGAACACCTACGGAGGTTTCCAGTGTGCGACGGTGGAGTGTCCTCACATGAAAAACGCCACGTACATCAAGACGTCACCAAT GCGCTGTGAGAGGAACCCGTGCATGCTGGGAGACAAGGCGTGCACTCAGGCGCCAAACTCAATCTCcttccacttcctgtctgtggtGTCCAACATGTCCGCTCCCCGCGTCCTCTTCCGGGTGTCGGCGGCCCGCGTGCTGGGCGACACGCTGCGTTTCGGCCTGGCGGGCGGCCGCGGGCGGGGCCACTTCAGCGTGCAGCGCTCGGGCCGGCAAACTGGCACCCTCCTCCTGGTGACGCCCATCAACGGGCCCGCCGCTCTGGAGGCCGAGGTGGAGATGAGCGAGCTGGAGCGCAACAACCTGCTGGGCCGCTACCTCACAAAGGTCACGCTGTTCGTTTCTCCGTACGAGTTTTAG